The Stigmatopora argus isolate UIUO_Sarg chromosome 23, RoL_Sarg_1.0, whole genome shotgun sequence genome contains a region encoding:
- the LOC144068871 gene encoding protein bicaudal D homolog 1-like isoform X1, which produces MAAGGTGAGGCADTVEQCRAEVERLTRELAEANREKIRAAECGLAVLEENHGLKQQCAELEAEQEALRLELEQLQEVGSPGAFGQAHSTQRKVAEDGETNEETLLEESATREAYYTGRLLELQAEVKRWQATAANAKADQDHLGCLLQELRERNEMLELQRSRTREEIREYKFRESRLSQDYAELEEENISMQKLVSTLKQNQVEYEGLKHELKVLEEETDILEGQLQDALRLKDISDGHLDEALESLKSEREQKNHLRRELVHHLSTCDVAYTGSAHLTFGSAPPSGTATPTALLSPTSEDPASARCNGHTQGAARVKTASGSANGEWRGARGKSEGVATSDLFSEMNLTEVQKLKQQLLKVEHENVALTTSLQESQTKLRHTRGALSEQRQKEAMPHGGEGVDEEKPRGKASWHQKKVASLEKSCQEGKEKICALEAELQAARLAAGDSRAALNAAQEELVTLSEELAQLYHHVCLCNNETPDRVMLDYYRHGRGLRSLCAGLKAASSDKSKVLLTPRLARRLATPTTPGESPSPSESPSKDPRSESGEPSEGRSGPSPPPWSPPGRSPSISASSSSSSSSSELRREPMNIYNLNAVVREQVKHLQGAVDKALQLSRQRAEARELSPLLDKDKERCLEEILKLQSLLSTKREQIATLRLLLQANKQTAEVALGNLKSKYEAEKSMVTDTMTKLRNELKALKEDAATFSSVRAMFATRCDEYVTQLDEMHRQLAAAEDEKKTLNSLLRMAIQQKLALTQRLEDLAFDQEQTQRNRGARLSRRKTRASLPTSASTSELAPDSAPVLAPSASSPSRLSAPANEPASSRAEAPAAAQNPPPSEDASSPRRRWTLGMRTFEAESPAFRMASPFPRNWAASRPGNPDVAGRPSPSPSWTYRSPFVGLKSSLWSSSARTRPLPRLTGTLGHHATPSSPHGYSPTYYSHSSHYTPLYPRHYSSYRPRP; this is translated from the exons ATGGCCGCCGGGGGGACCGGCGCCGGAGGATGCGCCGACACGGTGGAACAGTGCCGCGCCGAGGTGGAGCGTCTGACCAGAGAGCTGGCGGAAGCCAACCGCGAGAAGATCCGCGCGGCCGAGTGCGGGCTGGCCGTCCTGGAGGAGAACCATGGCTTGAAGCAGCAATGTGCCGAGCTGGAGGCCGAGCAGGAGGCGCTACGGCTGGAGCTGGAGCAGCTGCAGGAGGTGGGCTCGCCAGGG GCGTTCGGGCAGGCTCACTCCACCCAGCGTAAGGTGGCCGAGGACGGCGAGACCAACGAGGAGACCCTTCTGGAGGAGTCGGCCACCAGGGAGGCCTACTACACCGGCCGCCTCCTGGAGCTCCAAGCCGAGGTCAAACGCTGGCAGGCCACCGCCGCCAACGCCAAGGCCGACCAAGACCACCTGGGCTGCCTGCTGCAGGAGCTCCGGGAG AGAAACGAGATGTTGGAGCTTCAGCGTAGCCGCACGCGAGAAGAAATCCGGGAGTACAAGTTTCGAGAATCGCGCCTCAGTCAGGACTACGCCGAGCTGGAAGAGGAGAACATCTCGATGCAGAAACTGGTTTCGACCCTCAAACAGAATCAG GTGGAATACGAAGGCTTGAAACACGAACTGAAGGTGTTGGAAGAGGAGACGGACATCCTGGAGGGCCAATTGCAGGACGCGCTCCGTTTGAAGGACATCTCGGACGGCCACCTGGACGAGGCTCTGGAGTCTCTGAAGAGCGAACGCGAGCAGAAGAACCACTTGCGGCGAGAGCTGGTCCACCATCTCAGCACGTGCGACGTGGCGTACACGGGAAGCGCGCACCTGACCTTCGGCTCCGCCCCGCCTAGCGGCACGGCCACGCCCACCGCGTTGCTGTCGCCGACCTCGGAAGATCCGGCGAG CGCTAGGTGCAACGGGCACACGCAAGGCGCCGCACGGGTAAAAACAGCCTCCGGATCAGCCAACGGAGAATGGCGAGGCGCTCGTGGGAAAAGCGAAGGGGTCGCCACGTCGGACCTGTTCAGCGAGATGAACCTGACGGAGGTCCAGAAGCTAAAGCAGCAACTGTTGAAG GTGGAGCATGAGAACGTAGCCCTGACGACCAGCTTGCAGGAATCCCAGACCAAGCTCCGGCACACTCGGGGGGCTCTTTCGGAACAACGGCAGAAG GAGGCGATGCCACACGGCGGAGAAGGCGTGGACGAGGAGAAGCCGAGAGGAAAAGCGTCGTGGCACCAGAAGAAGGTGGCCTCGCTGGAAAAGAGCTGCCAGGAGGGAAAAGAGAAG ATTTGCGCCCTGGAAGCCGAGTTGCAGGCGGCTCGGCTGGCGGCCGGCGACAGTCGGGCGGCTTTGAACGCCGCTCAAGAGGAACTGGTGACGCTGAGCGAGGAGCTGGCCCAGCTCTACCATCACGTCTGCCTGTGCAACAACGAGACGCCCGACCGCGTCATGCTGGACTACTACAG ACACGGCAGGGGACTCAGGAGCCTCTGCGCCGGTCTCAAAGCGGCGTCTTCCGACAAAAGCAAAGTTCTCCTCACGCCGCGCCTCGCCAGGAGACTGGCCACGCCCACCACTCCCGGGGAGTCGCCTAGCCCCTCCGAGTCCCCGTCCAAAGACCCCAGAAGCGAGAGCGGGGAGCCGAGCGAGGGCCGGTCGGGGCCGAGCCCGCCTCCCTGGAGCCCTCCCGGCCGCTCCCCCAGCATCAGCgcctcgtcgtcgtcctcgtcgtcgtcctcggAGCTGCGCAGGGAGCCCATGAACATCTACAACCTCAACGCCGTGGTCAGAGAGCAG GTCAAACATCTCCAGGGGGCCGTGGACAAGGCTCTGCAGTTGTCCAGGCAAAGAGCCGAGGCCAGGGAACTGTCTCCTTTGCTGGATAAGGACAAGGAACGCTGCTTGGAGGAGATCCTGAAGCTCCAATCTCTGCTCAGCACCAAGAGAGAGCAGATCGCCACTCTACGATTGCTTCTTCAAGCTAACAAACAG ACAGCAGAGGTCGCTCTTGGCAACTTGAAGAGCAAGTACGAGGCCGAGAAATCCATGGTCACGGACACCATGACAAAGCTGAGGAACGAGCTGAAGGCCTTAAAAGAAGACGCCGCCACCTTCTCCTCGGTTCGAGCCATGTTCGCCACCAG GTGCGACGAGTACGTCACCCAGCTGGACGAGATGCATAGGCAGTTGGCCGCGGCCGAGGACGAGAAGAAGACCTTGAACTCCCTCCTGAGGATGGCCATCCAGCAGAAACTGGCCCTCACCCAGCGCCTGGAGGACTTGGCCTTCGATCAGGAGCAGACGCAGCGAAACCGCGGGGCCAGACTTTCCCGCAGGAAGACCAGAGCCAGTCTCCCGACCTCGGCGTCCACCTCGGAGCTGGCGCCGGACTCTGCTCCGGTCCTGGCCCCCAGCGCTTCGTCCCCATCCCGCCTGAGCGCCCCCGCCAACGAGCCGGCCTCCTCCAGGGCCGAAGCTCCGGCGGCGGCGCAAAACCCTCCGCCCTCGGAGGACGCCTCCAGCCCCCGACGTCGGTGGACCCTGGGAATGCGGACGTTTGAGGCCGAGTCCCCCGCTTTCCGAATGGCTTCGCCCTTTCCCCGAAACTGGGCGGCTTCCAGACCGGGCAACCCGGATGTGGCCGGCAGGCCGAGCCCAAGTCCCTCTTGGACCTACCGCTCCCCTTTTGTGGGACTCAAGAGCTCATTGTGGAGTTCGTCCGCCCGAACCCGTCCTTTGCCCAGGCTGACGGGGACGTTGGGTCACCACGCGACGCCCTCGTCCCCCCACGGCTATTCCCCGACGTACTACAGCCACTCCAGCCACTACACCCCTTTGTACCCCAGGCACTACAGTTCCTATCGACCCCGACCCTGA